GTGTAAGGCTTTCGACGACGACCTGTACGCGTGTCCAGAAAACTATATGATTTTTCCCCCTTCTTTatttctcttctctttctctccccctttACTTGAGTAGCATTATCATTAGAAAAGGCATTTTAATCTTTTACACGTACTTTAGGACCGAAACATCGTATATTTTTTTCCCCTCATTTTTAAGATACAGTTTAGGTGCTTTTCCCTCGTCTTTTGATGGCGAAAGCAGTACAGCGAATCGGAGAATGCAAAAGGGACGTATGCATTTGAATCGCAGATGATCGttgattatattaatatattcctcctttttttctttctttttctttttctttttctttttctttttctttttctttcttccctcGAGAACTGCCTTGTATTTATCGTGCATCTGGATATTAGTGAATAAAGCGACGCAATGATGGTTGTTCTTTAAATCACTTTGACCCGCCTAAAAAGGACGCTCTGGTACTCTAGTCTAACGCGCTTCGCTTAGCGCCGAGATTTCTGAACGGCTACTTTCGATTAGGATTCCAACGAAACAGAGTGCATACGTTTCTTCCCGGTTCTACGTTACAGCGCGGAGATTCCTAGGTAAATGTGTCCCGTCGTGAGACAATTCACGAGAGGACTCTTATCCTTCGTAGGTGATTTTTCAGGGTGGAAAGAATTTTGACCAGCAGATATCGCGGTTGTTACGAGCGCCATTACGACAGCGCTTGATTCTATTAACACAGTCCAGCGACTTAACAGACTGGGTATTACGTAATTAGtaattgtattattatattataaatgacgattattattactattattattgtattactTTGGTTTATACTCGTAGAAATGAATATACCAGTGTTTACAATAACGTTCTAACCTCGCAGGTACTTTTATTCACGAGTCCAGACACAGTTGCAGTTTGCGGGGTACAAACGAGCAATGGAACTCGTATAAATTTAACGGAATTATAGAGCAGAACCCCGCTGGAAACGAAAAAGAATACATCCATCCCGACGACGTTCCTGTCCATTCGTGCGAGTTTTAAAATAGCACGCGATTTCCCCCACACCGCCTCCGCGTCCAACTATTACGACGCGTCTTCCATTCATAAATAGGGAAGCACTTGTACCGGCGGCCATCTTGACTACGCGATCAACGGACCAACTTTTATTTTCATCCCCGACCGCCCATATTTCCGTACACACCGTTCGCAGGCCAGCAacgatatattaaaacaagtaaGTAACCTCTCCCCGATACATTTCCTACGGATCCGGAAGAtttgaaacgaaagagtcgCTGTGTTGATCGCAGTCGTGTCAGTACGCAGTGCACAGCTGATCAGTCGCCCCGACGGACGGTAGCCGCTCGTTCGTGCTTTGAAAATCCTCGAAAACGACAGAAAACTTACTGCCCGCCGCGTTATCGTACAGTGACAGTTGAAATCTCGGTGCTCGACACGTGAACGGAAATCCCGCCCGTCTGCCAAGTGTCCCTACCGAGTGTTAACGGAGCGTGAGCGTGCGTTGCCTTTTCCTCGTTCGTTGGACATTTCCAATGGTTGCCGTCCGGTGAGTTTCAAGCACACGATTCAAACTTAAATACCCATCTGCCCCGAGCAACCACCCCGCGACTCGATTTGGCGGTTAAAAATCCTTCGATCCACCCGACTCGTCGCTGCGCTGTAATTCTTAAAAACACGGGACACAGGAACGTAGGAGATACGAGCGGAAGATTTCGACTGACTTTTAGCCGCGTTTCCTCCGCGCGACGGAACGTACGAGAGATGCATTCTTCGGTGGATATTGTATAGATAGTTTCTTCATTAATCACTTCTCGTAATTAGAGTGCTCTCCCGTTCGGTAGGCGCGTTGATTCCATACGATGGTGGTACCGAAACGGTAGGTAGTGGGAGGAGCGGTGGATGTATACTTGCAGATATAGATCGATATCGATAAAGATTAACGTCACACGTTTTGTTGCCCGATGTTACGTTGTGTGTTTTATCGAATGTGTTTCGTCAGGCCGCATGCTCGATATGTTTATCCGCCATGTCTAATTATTACGTGTTTTCCTGCATACGTTCGTTATCACCCAAGCTCTCTATGGGCTGCGCAATCTTTTCATCTCGCATCCGAAGGAACCGCTTGGTATCGCGTGGACGAGTCAAGGAACGACTATACTATTCTATTTTCTCAGGCGTGACATAGGCATAAGAGGGACCAGGGTCAATCGATGCCACGAATTCGAAACTTCACCAACGATTTTAGCCGCTCTGACGTGCTCCACTCGATTTAAAAAGTAGATACGTGAGTCAGTCGGGGGAGGTTTTATCGAGCGCGGCAGACGGCGAAACCACCGGTGCACGGTATTACCTAATACGTAGCTGGTTAATATAAAAATACGCGTAAAACGGCCGGTAATGTTTACCCCCCCGCTCCTCCGCGTTATGTAATCGCGCGTTAATCACCGTTCAGCCACGACTCTCCTGTAATCCGATATAATTGCTCGATCGCGATCCCTCGGGGGGTGCGATTTTTTTGGCACACGCGGAAACAGGACCCCGAACGCCAGCGATATTTATAATCGCGTGAAAGAGCTGCTCGGAGAGTCAATAACGGAGCTTTACGAGGGCACGTGAATTATCGCGATCGTAAAGAAGCGGCGTATCGTTACCCACGTTTCGCTCCGACTGCGTGGAAACGCCGACAAAACAGGAACCTTCACCCTCGCCGATAGCATTATTCTCAGAATACTGTTTATTTTCGCGCCCCCCGTGACTTACCCCGTAACTCTGCATTCCTTGTTCCTTATTTTTCCACTGCTAGCAAACTCGACGGGCGCGCTTCTCCTTCGCAATTGTCGTTTCTTAGCGATAACTTAAAGTCACTGACTCGCGAACAATTGCAACCCGCTTTAATCGCGTGTTACTTCCGCTCGATCAACAAGTGTCCGGCGAAATTGAACAGGACCATTTTCTTGGCGTCCGCCTTATTCCCTTGTTCGCTGATCGGTAGGATGCTATCGCGACGATAAAGCCGGTCGCCTGCTCGCTCTCCTTAGACGCCTGGGACGCCAGACGTTTAAAAAGAAGCGCAGAAATTTATTCCAAATGCGTGAAAATACTCGTGGAATTCGCTTTTCCCCGCATTGCCAGGAGCAGACGAAAACAGCCACGCTGTGTCTCCTGGGTTATTTCATGACACAAATATCTTGCCGGCATGCTGGAATTCcgcttttcctttttcccctgtCCCGACGAGCGACACTCTCGTTCCCCTCTTAAAATCCTCTCTGTCACCGATAGAAACGCCCCGCGTGTCTGGTGCAATTagatctttttctctctctttattGTGCTCACACAGACGGCAATAAAAAACGGCATCGTTATTCGTCTCCACTCGGTAAATTGGGTCATCGCGGGAATGATTCTATCTCGATCCGTCTCGAGTGCTTCTCGAAAGCGCGCGGAGTCGGTTACCACCTACCGTCTAATTAGATTATTAGAAGACACTCGCGGCTGCTTTCGAAAGCCGTGACGAGTGACGCGATTCGCCACGAGGGATTCGACTCGCTCTAGCGTTTCCGCGTCGAGTACCTTCCCACGCgtgtttatttgtaattctcgTCATCTGCGTGTCGAAGAATCGGCGCGTTGGCAAAATGTCCCCGCGGCAAGTATTTCGAACGGCGCGTCGAGGACGCCGCGGCGATTCCGTCGCTGGACACGATCAAGGTGCCGCGGGTGGTTTGTAATATCGCGTTGCAAGTTAGAAAGCCCCGCTGACGTCCCGTTTAAAAGAAGGGACCGGTGCCCGCTGGCAGACGGGGGCGCGTGCCAATAAACAGTTTTCTCTCTGATTGATGCCTCACTCACCTGACACTCGCTGGCTGCCAGGTGCGAAGCGaacgaagaaagagagagagagagagaggcgaatTATTAATTCTGCCCACCGCTTTATTCTCTCGCGTGGCCCAGCGCCAAATGCGAATCGCACGCGCACAGTCTCCAACCTCTTAGTATCTTCCGATCGGGCGAGCACCCCTCGACGTTTCTAAGTATATTATATTTTCCAATATAGAGCTAATAATTAGGCACACGCACGAGGTAATTATATTTGTGTGCGTTCGATTCGAGCGAGTTTCCTGAATATGGTATCGTTTACTTTTTCACTTCAGACGTGATTTTGGAATTCTAATCCAgtgtgattcccaaccggtgggtcgcgaaACTTATTCTGGAATATCTAGGGGATCGCGGATTCTATTGAATTCTCTGTTTGGGCTGATACGCGAGTGCAACTCGTTTATGGTTTAAAATTAACGCGCCTCGCTTCCGTAAGGGAATCGGCTAAGAGCGTCCCCgctgttatatatttataagcCCTTCCGTAGATTCGGGAAGggaggatttattgaaatttatcgAGACCGTGGGTGTGCGACGGGTGCACCTGCAGAAGggcgcatgcgcgcgcgcgcgtgggaGCGTGGCACGCGCAGTGCCGGCTAATTATGTGGCACTCCTACGTGCCACGCGGCACAGGTGTCCACCGTTTCTTTGCTCGCTGCCAATTCCGTAACCTAACGGGTGTTTCGGAGTTATCGACCTTTGAATTTCAACCGAAGAAGTCTTGCGAACCGGCGTACCTCGAGGTAGGTACTATTTATGCCCTAAAGCAGAGTAGGAAATTCGCAGGATTCTCGGTTCGctagaaaatcgagtaaaattattgggaattaaaaaaattctgaaactttgcgaatctGTAGGGCATTCcctgctgattacaacggaatttttgttcgctgcataaattcagctattttccgattttgaagcatttgtacttatttaattcttgttatttattatacgtataaattGATGAATctgagcaaagaaaaattgcgggaAAAAATGAAAGTTTGAGAATTTTCTCGAGTGGATAGCTAGGAGGTTTTTCGGTGGCAGATATCGCTTACCAAGTGGTAGCTTGGTGGCCTTCGCTATAATTACGAGGCCGTAACTCGCACGATCGCGTAATATTTGAATGCATCGTCCGGACAAGTCGGTCGATTTGCCCCGGACAGGTTCCACGGTCCTCTCCTTCTCATTTTCTCACGACTTTGTCTCCATTAATCGCAAGGTCCGCTGATCCGTGGTTGAATAATTTGAGACACTCTCGCGCACCGAAAGCCGTCGCATTTTGGAGGGCATCCAAATCGTTTATCCACCGAACTGCAAAATTTCGACGATCTAGCCGGATTGCTGGTTCCCTCTCGCGTTCGTCCGATCTGTCGCTGCCCGGTGAACAGTGCCGAACTGGTGTAACGAGAGAACCTGGCACCCGCAGGTAGGCCTTGCCAGGAGGATGGGGGCCCACGATGGGGGAGTGCCATTGCTCTAACATCGCTATCATGCAGCTGTTCCATGAGCTGAAGCAGCAGTTCCCTGCGCTCCCTGATCACGTCGTCTCCCAGTGCATCGCCCAGGTATAGGTGCTCTTTGTCCGGCCCGCTGCTCCCGGACACTCGATCCGGAATAACCCCCGATTGCACAGAGTGTGCTCGTAACCAGCCTCATCCGTCGCCGCTAAACCGCAGCACGTTAACGACTAACTCGTAACCCTCGCGTAGCGAATTAACGGCACAGACTACCCTCTCCTATCATTGCACGAGCGTGGAACCTGCGTGTCTGTAAATGTTGGGCGTGTTACAAGTTACAACCGTGCCTCTTAATCAGCCGGGGTTGAACGCACTAAACAATAATCTAGCCGGGCGCTGGAGCGTTCTGAGGTTTTCGCTTTCGAGGAGCCTTAATCCTGCGTCGGCAAGAGAGGGTGCAGAGTACAGCGTAGCGGGTATGGAAACCTCAGAACTGTCCATTACCAGAGCGAGGCGTCCGCTGAAAGCCTCGAGCATCTGTCGTTGGGCCGACGGAGGTTCCACGGGGACCGGAAACTGGCTGACCCAGGTGCGTGTGTGCGTTGCAGAACAGTCACGACCGGGAAACATGCGCGAGAAGCCTTCGTGCCACCCAAGAGTCACGACCGTCCCCGGGCGCGTTCCCACCGGCCGCCCTTTGCAGCGTTCTCCAGCAGCAACCGCAGCAGCAACGTTGCTGCGCGATCAGCCAAGTGCAACGGAACAGCACCAGTGGCAACGATAGCAACCCGCGACCGCACAGGCCAGCGTCCCTGGACATCggcgcgtcgcgacgctgcCCCCTCAGCTGTACACGCGCCACCTGCACCTCCACCTCCGCGTCCTCGCCGATAGCGACGGACCCCGCGACCCCTTCCTCGGCACCGGCTTCCTGCACCGCGCGAGGCTTCTTCGACGATTGCGCGGGCACCGCCGACGCGGCCAACTCCACCAACCACGTCCAGAGCGCGGGAAACGAGCCAGCCGGATTCGAGCTGAACGTGAACGTTGCCTGCAGTCCTGCCGCCGGCAATCGCGGTACGCATCCACGGAGATCGCAGGCACAACCCTCCTTGGGCTTCGATTTCGGCTCGggcaaatttttctttaaataaaattccctcaaaaattattcgtcgcgtATCGAAGAAAGGTAATTCGGGTTAACCACCagcgaatgacgaataatttttgcaAAACAAACAGCGCGGTTGCATTATAGGTTGCGTAGATAAACGTAAAACTGGTTTTCTTCCGCGTGTATCGATGCGACACAGCGACATTACATACCGTAATGCATTCCTTTTCATCCCCGGTCCACGTCGTTAACGCGATGCCTTCTTTCTGATTGCAACGGAAGCGCAGATTTTCGAACGGTGCCGACGATCAGCGGCGGGGCCTGTAAACGAACCGATCTGATCGTCGATCCACGACGGCCACATTACGCGGAACCGCTGCTGACCGTGGAGAACGCGGGGCCGCAGATCGATCACACTCGAAGCTACACATCGGTGAGCCTGACGCTGAGGCCACCGTCCTCGGAGCCACAACCCCCGATCGACATCAGATCGCAGGGCTCGAGTCTGATCTACTCGAGCTCGTCCCTTGACCCGCGGGGCTTTCAGAGCCGCCTTCGGATCAGCATAGGCGCGGGAGCCGTCGGCAGCGTGGCGGCTGCGAGGATCAGACCACCCATGGGCCCCAGCAGGCCCAATAGCTTAGTGCCACCGGCTCAAACTGGTCCTCAGAGGCCACCAGGtctgtattattattagtatcaaTCGTCCTCTTTACtactaaaaaaaacaaaagaaacacgaGTATCGATAAGGGTAAATGCGAGGCTGCAGCGGTAACACTCTTGGAAagccttttaaaatttaacggtaAAAAGTCAAAGGACACGGAGCACTTGTAAGACAACACTAAGAATAGCGCCGAAGCCGCTAAAGTAAGTTAGTGGACGGCAATTACTCACCCCTTTAAAACAATGGCAATTGCAGGGCTTCCAGCTGGACCACCTAGTCAGTTGCCGAGGCCCACGACGACTATGAGCGCCCCGACCACACCCTCTGTGCCATCCACGACAACCATCGTCCCTCCCAGCAGCCTCCCAACGACACCGtcaggaccgacgacgacctcGCCGCCCTCTAGCCCCATTGACGAACGGACACCGGCCAACTCCGATCAGAATCGATCGCCGTTAAATCAAGGTATCCCTCGCGCCACCTTTCCACCCTCCTGCGGCAACTCGAAAATAACCTTTAGTCTAGCTATTTTTATTACCCCTGCATCGAACGGCCGCCTTTGTTTTTCGTACACGTATATTTACCTGCGaaccagtcagtccgtcgcacGTACTACGCCCACGCACGTAACACTGAGAACGATATTTACGCATTCCTGACCCCACGCTCCGTCTATACATAGCCAGGCTTGCGGTTACTCCACGCGGACCACCTGATCCGCTTCTCGATCTCGGCGACGCGTTTCCTCAATGTAGCCGCCCCTTTCTGCCCAACGGGGCGAACAGCCCTTTATTCCCGCGCGGGTGGTCGGTATTTCAAGGTTCCCTTTGCCGTCACAGTGGCGGATCACCAAAGAAAACTGCTCGCGGAGCAGTTGGCCAGGAAAGAAAGACTCGCCAGGGAGCTGAGGGCCGAGAAAGGACGACTCGAAGCGATGAAGAAAGAACTGCAGTCTCTCACGAGGCCGCTGG
Above is a genomic segment from Andrena cerasifolii isolate SP2316 chromosome 12, iyAndCera1_principal, whole genome shotgun sequence containing:
- the Tab2 gene encoding TAK1-associated binding protein 2 isoform X1, translated to MGECHCSNIAIMQLFHELKQQFPALPDHVVSQCIAQNSHDRETCARSLRATQESRPSPGAFPPAALCSVLQQQPQQQRCCAISQVQRNSTSGNDSNPRPHRPASLDIGASRRCPLSCTRATCTSTSASSPIATDPATPSSAPASCTARGFFDDCAGTADAANSTNHVQSAGNEPAGFELNVNVACSPAAGNRDFRTVPTISGGACKRTDLIVDPRRPHYAEPLLTVENAGPQIDHTRSYTSVSLTLRPPSSEPQPPIDIRSQGSSLIYSSSSLDPRGFQSRLRISIGAGAVGSVAAARIRPPMGPSRPNSLVPPAQTGPQRPPGLPAGPPSQLPRPTTTMSAPTTPSVPSTTTIVPPSSLPTTPSGPTTTSPPSSPIDERTPANSDQNRSPLNQVADHQRKLLAEQLARKERLARELRAEKGRLEAMKKELQSLTRPLDSSMPPQELKQKLRSEIYQLRVECNTLADEVDQWSDPRVVPLGETNEEFYQDIYTGQPLPPRSVTSNPPPLPMQPPAWQPELGGNAVDGDERDGPSWVCRMCTFDNHPLMNKCEQCDMPRLLDRGNAGETQDIHIRVTHHHNFSPSRTVHSWVV
- the Tab2 gene encoding TAK1-associated binding protein 2 isoform X2, with the translated sequence MGECHCSNIAIMQLFHELKQQFPALPDHVVSQCIAQNSHDRETCARSLRATQESRPSPGAFPPAALCSVLQQQPQQQRCCAISQVQRNSTSGNDSNPRPHRPASLDIGASRRCPLSCTRATCTSTSASSPIATDPATPSSAPASCTARGFFDDCAGTADAANSTNHVQSAGNEPAGFELNVNVACSPAAGNRDFRTVPTISGGACKRTDLIVDPRRPHYAEPLLTVENAGPQIDHTRSYTSVSLTLRPPSSEPQPPIDIRSQGSSLIYSSSSLDPRGFQSRLRISIGAGAVGSVAAARIRPPMGPSRPNSLVPPAQTGPQRPPGLPAGPPSQLPRPTTTMSAPTTPSVPSTTTIVPPSSLPTTPSGPTTTSPPSSPIDERTPANSDQNRSPLNQVADHQRKLLAEQLARKERLARELRAEKGRLEAMKKELQSLTRPLDSSMPPQELKQKLRSEIYQLRVECNTLADEVDQWSDPRVPLGETNEEFYQDIYTGQPLPPRSVTSNPPPLPMQPPAWQPELGGNAVDGDERDGPSWVCRMCTFDNHPLMNKCEQCDMPRLLDRGNAGETQDIHIRVTHHHNFSPSRTVHSWVV